The Dendropsophus ebraccatus isolate aDenEbr1 chromosome 3, aDenEbr1.pat, whole genome shotgun sequence genome includes a region encoding these proteins:
- the LOC138786611 gene encoding serine/threonine-protein kinase SBK1-like has product MRLLEEEYITDSMAFSRQNVQDILDELISVASQRLQEMDVENTYHLVQELGHGGFGSVLMVIQKETAQPMAMKLLHRKKTTESSFLKEISIAFFLSSHPNIIRIYGIAFRTDDFFGYTQELATYGNLRSLIPPNEGLPEDVVKNCAFQISSALDFMESKGLVHLDIKPENILVFYEDCHLIKISDFGLSQVKGSMTIRRSGTKSYMAPEIRQLTEQKPLVIDPSLDVWSFGIVLYVLLTGTSPWKSADPTDQEYCNFVEWQNNFGRMDPPSQWRRLSPEVHTMFSGLLAIDSNRRSKCTAVLMFLGERWKENFSEPTDGSEANIHLRSFSHFLSLPPVFPSSEILLQNITI; this is encoded by the exons GACTCAATGGCTTTCAGCAGGCAAAATGTTCAGGACATCCTGGATGAGCTCATCTCCGTGGCCTCCCAGCGTCTGCAGGAAATGGATGTAGAAAACACCTACCATCTTGTCCAGGAGCTTGGACATGGCGGCTTTGGGTCTGTACTCATGGTCATACAGAAGGAAACAG CTCAACCAATGGCCATGAAGCTCTTGCATAGGAAGAAGACCACTGAATCCTCCTTCCTTAAGGAGATCAGCATCGCCTTCTTCCTCTCATCCCATCCCAATATCATCAGAATATATGGCATCGCTTTCAGGACCGACGACTTCTTTGGCTACACCCAGGAGCTGGCAACATATGGAAATCTCCGCTCCCTGATTCCACCCAAT GAAGGACTCCCAGAAGACGTTGTAAAGAATTGCGCTTTCCAGATCTCCAGTGCCCTGGACTTCATGGAGAGTAAAGGACTTGTACATTTGGACATTAAGCCAGAAAACATCCTGGTGTTCTATGAGGACTGCCACCTCATCAAAATTTCTGACTTTGGACTTTCACAGGTCAAGGGATCAATGACCATCAGAAGGTCGGGCACTAAATCATACATGGCGCCAGAGATCAGGCAACTTACTGAGCAGAAGCCATTAGTTATCGACCCCTCTCTGGACGTCTGGTCCTTTGGTATTGTCCTTTACGTCTTGCTGACAGGGACCTCTCCATGGAAGTCAGCAGATCCCACCGACCAGGAATATTGTAATTTTGTTGAGTGGCAGAACAATTTTGGAAGGATGGACCCACCGTCACAATGGAGGAGACTGTCACCTGAGGTACATACAATGTTCAGCGGTCTCTTAGCCATAGACTCTAATAGGAGGAGTAAATGTACTGCAGTGCTGATGTTTTTGGGGGAACGCTGGAAAGAGAATTTCTCAGAACCAACGGACGGCTCTGAAGCCAACATTCATCTGAGAAGCTTTAGTCACTTTTTGTCCCTCCCACCAGTGTTTCCTTCATCTGAAATCCTATTACAGAATATTACTATTTGA